The following DNA comes from bacterium.
GGCGACTCGTCCGCCGCGGGCGTCGCGGCGGCCGGGGAGCCCGCTTCGCCCGACGCGGCGTCGCCGGCGCCGCGTGAGGACGTCGCGGCCGCGACAGCAAGAAGCAGCACCAACGTGGGGAGCGCGAACCCCCAAAATTTCGATTGTTTCCGAATCATTCGCATAACGGGAAAGATCACCGCGATTGGCCAATCCGGTCAAGTTTATCGAAAATTCGTTTTTTTGAATATCGCTCAACAAGCGGCTTTTCGTATTTGCGGCGTCCCGAGGGCTTTTTTAGCCGTATCAAACAATTTTGAACGGTCGTTCAAAAATTTAGATCGGAAAATACATACATTTTTCCACAAAAAATCGATCGGAGCGGTCGGGATTATTGAGTTTTTTCGTCCGCCGGATTATAGAGACGATTCGCCTCGGATGGGAGAGTTCTGTCGATTATTTGGATGGAGTAGCATGCCGTATCCGCGTTTGGAGCGCCTGGACGCCGAGAAAAAACAGCGTGTCTTTAGTGTCTGCTGCGATCAAATCGCCCGTGACGGTTATGCCCAGACGAACGTCAAGGCGATTGCACGCCGTCTACAAGTAGCGGACGGTTATATCTATTATTACTTCGAGGGGAAGACCGACCTCGTACGGTGGGTGGTCGACACGAGTGTCGATATCTGGAACGAATTTTTCGCCCAGCACATCGCGCCGTACGTGGACGGCGATCTCTTTCTCTATTACCGCGTATCCCTGGTGGGGCTCGTCAAATTCGTGCGGACACACCGCTCGATTTTCGGGCTTTATACGAAATTGCGCCGCGAGCCGCGGTTTCCGCTCGCCAAATATTTGCGCAAGCGGCTGTCGGCGCTGGACAATTCGTTCGACGCGGCCATTCGGCGGGAGATTCAAAACGGCGGCATCCGGGACGATCTCAAACCGGAATACGTCGCCATGATGTTCGACGTCATCCGCCTGCGCGTGGCCGAGGCGGCGTTCGATCCCGCCCTCGACGCCATCGGCATTTCGCGCGCGGACGACAAGCGCGTGGAGCGTTTCGCGGACGAAATCGTGGCGGCCATGCGTG
Coding sequences within:
- a CDS encoding TetR/AcrR family transcriptional regulator; the encoded protein is GDSSAAGVAAAGEPASPDAASPAPREDVAAATARSSTNVGSANPQNFDCFRIIRITGKITAIGQSGQVYRKFVFLNIAQQAAFRICGVPRAFLAVSNNFERSFKNLDRKIHTFFHKKSIGAVGIIEFFRPPDYRDDSPRMGEFCRLFGWSSMPYPRLERLDAEKKQRVFSVCCDQIARDGYAQTNVKAIARRLQVADGYIYYYFEGKTDLVRWVVDTSVDIWNEFFAQHIAPYVDGDLFLYYRVSLVGLVKFVRTHRSIFGLYTKLRREPRFPLAKYLRKRLSALDNSFDAAIRREIQNGGIRDDLKPEYVAMMFDVIRLRVAEAAFDPALDAIGISRADDKRVERFADEIVAAMRDGLMANRGRPKGNANGISAAKRRR